The genome window CGCACAAGCCATCCAAGACCACGCCGACTCCATTCGCATTGTGCTCACGCGGGGGGCCACCGGCTTTCGCGCCGAGGAGATGGCCGCACTACCCAAGCTAGAGCTGATCTGTTCGCTGGGTGTGGGCTACGAAAACATTGATCTGAATGCTGCCGCTGCGCGCGGCATCGTGGTGACGAACGGGCCGGGCGCCAATGCCGTGTCCGTGGCGGATCATGCCATGGCGCTGTTATTGGGCGCCGCGCGCCATCTGCCGCAGGCCGATGCCTGGGTACGCCAGGGTCACTGGAGCGGCTTCATGGGGCCGCAGGTCTCGGGCAAGCGCCTGGGTATTCTGGGGCTGGGCACCATCGGACTGGAAATTGCCAAGCGCGGCGCTAACGGTTTCGGGATGAGCGTCGGCTACTACAACCGCCGCCCGCGTCCGGAATCCGGCTACACCTATTTTGACAATCCGCGTGACCTGGCTGCTGCGTCCGACTTTCTGGTGGTAGCGACGCCTGGCGGCGCAGGTACGCGTCATCTGGTAAATGCGGACGTGCTCGAAGCGCTGGGGCCGGATGGTTATCTGGTGAACATTGCGCGGGGCAGCGTCGTGGATACGGATGCCCTGATCACCGCGCTGGCCGAAGGCCGTTTGGCGGGTGCGGGTCTGGACGTGGTAGATGGCGAGCCGCACGTTCCGGACGCACTGAAGCAATTGGGGAATGTCGTGCTGACGCCGCATAGTGCGGGCCGTTCACCTGAAGCGGTGGCGGCTACCGTTGCGCTGTTTCTGCAAAATGCAACAGCCCACTTCAGCGGTCAGCCGGTACTGACGCCCGTGCTCGATGCGCAGGCCCAGGCGGCCTGATAGACCGGTGCGCTGGACGGACGAACAAAAGCCTCATCCACGATGGCTCGTGAATGAGGCCGTGCCTGCTTGGCGGAAACCGCGTCCGGCTTAGTGCGAGAACATGATCGGCACGGTCATGCTTTTCAGCATGGAAGCCGTAGCGCCGCCCATGGCCCATTGCCGCAGCTTGCTGTGGCCGTATGCGCCCATCACAATCATGTCGGCACTGTAGTCGGCGGCAGCGTTCAAGATGGTGCTGCCCACGCCAACACCCTTGATATCGCGATGCACGTGGTCCGGAGCAGGCATGCTTTGCGCAACGCAATAGGTAGCCAGGTCTTCAAAGGGCACCGATTCGCGGTTGCGCGTAGCGCCGCCTTCATCCATCGTCAATACGGTCAGATGCGATGCCAGACGCATGGCGGCTGCGGCGTCGCCCAAGGCGCGGGCGGCCTCGCGGCTGCCGTCCCAGCAATACAGGATGCGGTCGCCTGTTACGGCGAAGTCGCCGCTGGACGGCACGACCAGCACGGGCCGGCCAGCCGTTAGCAGCAATTGTTCAACGAATTCGGTTTCGTGAGCGGCTTCCACGTCGTCAGGATTGTGCTGGCTGACGATGACCAGATCGCTCGTGCGCGCGTACAAGGCCACGCAAGCGCTGGGCGAGGTTTCGCCGGCGCGCACTACGGCCGGCACGTCAGCGGCGGCAGCGGCTTCCAGGAAGGCGTTTTGCACTGCACCCCGGTTTTGCGCCTGCAATTCCTTAATGACATTCAGGGTACGGGACATCAGCACGGATTCGCCGTAGTAATACTGCGGCGGCGCAGCGCTGGCGTAGATGCCAACGAGTTCTGCGCCGTGGCGCTTGGCTAGCGAAATTGCCAATGCAGTGCGGCGTTTGCAATCGAACCCGTGGTCCAGGTGTACGGAAATGCGGCGATACATGGCGGTCTCCTTATTTAAGCGTCCCATGGCACCATGGTTACGCGTTCTGCAAGGAAGCCCATTGATGTGCGTCAAACCGCGTCCAGTTTCCCGCAGTCAGCGCAAATACCGCCCGATCCGCCGTGTTTATGCCGCCGGTTGTTTCTCGATGCGATCCCGCAGTTGGCGCACTTGACGCGCTTGCTGGGCAATGCGGTCCAGCGGGCCGGCCAGGGCAGGCTCGGCCGTGGCGATGATCCCGGGCACCGCCAGTTGGCGAGGGTGGGGCGGCGGGGCATCATCCTGCGGATGCAGGGCGTGCGCCAACGTCAGGCCAAAGTCGCGCAGCGCCGATGCCGCAGCCGAGTCCGGCGGCAAGGCCGGCTGAATTTCAAGCACTGTGCCTGCGGCCGTAATGCGCCGCATGGCATTAAGCAGGTTCACGGCAGTATCTACATTGCGTTCGCGGTGCACCGGATTTTGCTGCAAGCGTTGCAGGGACGCTTCGGCGTTGTCGGCCGACAGGCAGGCCAGTCGGCGCAGGCCGACGATGCCTGACTCGGCGCCTTGCTCCTGATCTTGGGCCGCCCCGCTTTTCTCGCGGGCCAGTGCCAGCGCGTACGCGGCATGGCGATCCAGTGCGCGGGTGAGCGCGCCGGCCAGTTGCCGCGGTTCTTTTTCTGGCCACACCAGAAATCCAACCAGCAACGCCAGAATGCCGCCCAAGACGCTATTGAAAGCGCGTAAAGCGGCCAACATGGGTTCGTAGATGTCCGGCTGCTGGATATGGCTGACCAGCACAAACTGCGAGGTCAGGAAAAACGTGAAGAGAGCGTAGTGGATGGTGCGGGCGGCAAAGGTGCCAAGCGCGATGGGCAGCACGGCAAGCGCCACCGACAATGGCGTGCTCAACAGCAGGCCCAGCAAAGATGCGCCGATCGCCCCGGCCACGCTGCCGATGACGCGTTCGACCGTACGCTGCCAGGTGGTGGCGAAATACGGTTGCAGGATAAAGACCAGCGTCAGCGACATCCAATAGCCGTGATTGACGGCAAAGGTCTTGGACAACGCCACCGCGATGGTGGCGCCGATGCCCACGCGCAACGCGTGGCGGAATGCGTCGGACTCCACGCCCAGGTTCTGGCGCAGCGTGCGCCAAGCCTGGCGGGCGCGGCTTACAGATCGGCTGCTTTGCGCGGGTGCGGCTGGCGCGTCGGACTGGTCGAAAAGCGTCTGCATGACGGCCTGGGCCGTGTGCAGCATGCGGTCAAGCACGGGCACGATTGAGGCCAGCTCAGGCGCGTACGCCATGGCGCCGCCGCGCAGGTCATGCAGGCCGGCACTGTAATGCGCCAACCGTTCGCGCAGGCATTCCGCCTGCTTGGCGTCGTTGACATCCGACGTGCTGGCGATGGCATTGCAAACGCTGGCGTAACGATGCAAAGCATGTGAAAGATGAGCGCCGGCGCCACGGCCCAACCAGCGCGGGGCATTGGACTCCAGCAGGTCAGCAGCCGCCACCAGGGCGATGAAACTGTCTTCGGCGCTATCCAGCAGGTACATCAGCTGATGCGCGCGGGCGCGGCGCGATGGGCGCGCGTCCTGCACTTCGCGGATGCGGGTCCGGGCGGCTTCGATCAACGCGCGTTGCGCGCTGCGTTGGGGCTTGGTGACTGCGGTCCAGGCTTGCGGCCCGCCCGCCGGAGTTAGCCCGGAATACATGCGTGCCAATGCGTCGGCAAAGTCGGCCAGGCCCCGGTAGCAGTGGGCGACAGCATGGGTGGCGTCCTTCCAGGGACGACGACGCCACACCAGAGCTGTCATCAAAACGGCCCAGACGGCGCCGCCCAGGAAGAACAACGTGTAGGAGAGGCTGTCTGCCAAGGTGGGCGCGGGAAGCTCGGCGGCCACGACAAACCCCGCGGACAGCAAGGTGCCGACGATTGCGGCCGCAGGCCCGAGCACGCGCAGCAATCCGCCAAAGGTGCAGCAAACAAAAGTCAGCGGCAGCAAGAGCCATAAGTGTCCTGCGCTGGCGCTGGCCAGAAAGCAGAACAGCGCGCCGATCAGCCCCAAGGCCAGCATGGAACTTGCACGTTGACGCAGCGGGCCGCCGGGGTCGCCAAAACATGCCCAGAACGCGGCGATTGCCGTCCAGCCCAGGCGCGGTTCGTGCGCCAGCACGGCAAGGATGACGGGCGCGGCGCTGATGGCTGCGGCTTGTAGAGCGTCCAGCCATAGGACATTGCGCAGCGCAGCGCGCCAACCAGATAGCAGATTTGTCACGCTAAATTTGAAACAACGGATATGCCCAGTGGGCGAGAGATGCAAACCCTACCATGTCGACAAGGCCCATTTTCACGCGGGTTTAGTAGCGTCCACGGGATGTGTGATTCATGAAATTCAGCATGCCAATACCAATGGTTACACAAGTGTAACGTCGCCGCCTAAATGCTGCAAAATTGCCTGGAACAATTGCGCAAAATCGCATAAAAAAAGCACTAGTGCAGCGACGCGCCGATTGGCAACCGGTGTGATTGCGGTCAGCCAGTAGTGAACACTCATGTCCCAATTCGCCCCTTTCTGCGCCCGGACAGCGCGGGTCATATCCAGGGGCGCGCCAGGAGACTAGACATGACGCCACATCACGAGGCATCTGCCAGCTCGGTAGTCAGCGATGAGGAAATCGCGGCCATGATTTCAGGAAAAGACGGCCTGAGGGTGCTGTTGCAACCCCAAGTTGATCTGATGACGGGCCGGATCGTATCGGCCGAAGCGCTGGCAAGATGGCAACATCCTCGCTTGGGTGTCGTCATGCCAGCAGAGTTCATCCCCGCGGTCAATCGAATGGGATTGGACAAAATGCTGTTCGAGCGCGTATGTGTACGCGTGATCGACACGCTATTGACGATGCGGCGCATGGGGGTCGCGGTGCCCATCGCCATCAATGCCCCGGCCACGACACTCTCTGACCAACGTTCGGTGGATTTCCTGCTGGATCGTATCTACGCGGCGGAATTGCCGGCCTCGCTGGTGCGCGTTGAACTCACCGAAGACCAGCCCATCAAGGAGCTGGAGGTATTGCGCGCGTCGCTGTTGAAACTGGAAGATGCCGGGTGTGAAGTCAGCCTGGACGATTTCGGCAGCGGCCATGCCTCGCTAAAGTTGCTGTCGGCGATTCCTTTGTCCGAAGTGAAGATCGATCAGTATTTTGTGGCACGCATGCGGCGCAGCGCTGTTGCATTTGAAGTGCTGCGTACCGCAGCTGAACTTGCCACGCGCCTGGGCTGGCGCGTCGTCGCGGAAGGCGTGGAAAATGTGGCAGACATTCCCGCCTTGCGGGCCGCGGGATGCCGATACGGCCAAGGGTTTGCGCTGGGCCGCCCCATGCCGCTTGATGAATTGATGCTGCGCCTGCGTACGCAGCGCGACGGTGGTGAACCGTTGGCGGCGCCTGCCACCTATGCATCGTCTTGGCTGGACGCCTTTGGTGGCGTGGGTAAGGAACCCGACTCTGTGCAACCCGCGCATATTTCCACCCAGTAGGATCGAAGGGCGCCGGGTGTAGTTCTTACCAGTCTGACCGGGATTTACCGGTTTTAAAAAAGGGCCGTGTTCGAGGCTTGGGCGTATGCGCCTTTGCCAGGTTTGGGCACACCAGTTGCTAGCTCTGGGTTAGCGGAGTTCTTTCCGCTTACTAGGAGACTTGTAATGTCCAATCAGAATCAGCCCGACCAGCAAAAGCAGCCGCAAAAGCAACAAGCTCAGGAAAACCCCAAAGACCGCAATCAGCCGCCCGGACAACAATCCGGTCAGCCTGGCCAGCAAATGGACAAAGACCAAAAGCAGCCAGGACAGAATCCGGGGCAGCAAAACAAAACGCAGCGTTAATGCCCTGACCGCGCACTAAGTCCGCACGCCGGCAGCGCGATCTTTGACGGTCGTGTTCGCGTCCCCTCCGTGGCGCGGCCACGGCCGTTTGCGTTCGCGGTCGTCTGCCCCCACACTCATCCTTTCAGTCCATTGAACAATCAGCTCGTATCTCGGACGATACTTATTGCATGCGGCGCAACATACCCTATGGTGCATTAGGGCGCAGCCGCGTTTAACCATACACGGGAATATCCATGAGCTTGAATGCAGTTGCTCCGCGCCAGCGATCGGTCTTGGGCACTGCCATGGCTATTTTGCTGCTGCTCGTTGCTCTGGCTGCCGTGCTGGCGCTTGCCGCCACACGCATCGCGGAACAGCGCATTTCCAGCATGCTCGGTCCGCGCAGCCAGGTAGGCGATGTCAGTGTGGGCTTTAAACGGGTGGTGTTGACGGATGTGGTGGTTCCGGGGGGGGAGGGCCAGGCAGGCGCCCGGGCGCAGCGCGTGGTGCTGGAACCCGAATGGTCATCCTTCTTGCGGCACGAGGCCGTGTTCAAAACCATCACCATCGAAGGCTTTGATTTTGCCGTGGTGCGCACCGCTGGCGGCGATATGCAGATCGCGCCCGCGTTGCAGGCGGCGCTACGCGCCGGAGACGGCGGCGACGCCAAGTCTCGCCGCGACCGCCCCGTGCAGGTCGGAGAGCTGGTATTGCGCAACGGCCGGCTGGATTATCTGGATGCGGTGGTGTCCAAGCCGCCGCATCGTATCCCGTTCAAGGACGTACAGGCCAGATTGAGTCCGGTGACGGTTCCGGGCGATGGCGCGCACAGTGATATGGAATTCAGCGGCGCGGTCGAAGACAACCGCAATGGCGCGGCCACCGTCCGGGCGCAGGGGTGGGTGGAATTGGGCGGTACGGATGCCGATATGAAGGTAGCCGTGCGCAACATGGATATTCAGCACGCGGCGCCGTATCTTGCTGAAAACGGCGCGGGATCATTGGCTGGCGGCGCAATGGATCTGGATATGACAACAGCCATCGCCAACCGTGACTTGCGGGCATCCGGCACCGTGGCCTTGCGCGGGCTGAAGTTCAGCGGCGATGGCACGCTGTTTTCATTTCCGCGCAAAGCAGTGCTTGCCGCCATGAAGGACAGCTCCGGCACAGTGCGTTTTGAATTCGCTTTGCGGGGCAGCCTGGACAATCCCAAGTTCTCGGTCACACGCGGATTCGCCGCTCAGGTAGCCCGAGGTTTTGGGCGGGCGATTGGCGTCGGCGCGGAGGGCGCGGCAGAGGGCGTCGCGGGCGCTGTGAAAGAACTGGGCAACGCATTGTCTGATCTGCTCAGCCCCTGACTTTGCTTGCGGGCGGTGCATGAGCAAATGAGGAATTGGCATTTCTCATCGCCATGCCGCCAGACCTATCATCGGCAGCTTGTGTCATTACGTATTGCAGAGCCGCCAGATGAGCACCCATTCCGCCGTATCCTCGCCCTTATCTGGAAGCGCCTTGTTGCGCATCGAGAATCTAACGGTGGACCTGCCGCAAGGAGCAGACCGGCCGTACGCGCTTAAGGACGTATCCCTGACCATCAACGCAGGCGAAATCCTGTGTGTCGTGGGTGAAAGCGGTTCGGGCAAATCCTTGACCGCTGGCGCCATCCTGGGTTTGCTGCCCGAAGATGTGCGGGCCAGCGCCGGAAGCATTCTGTGGCAAGGGCAGGATCTGCTACAGGCAACACCGGACGCGTTGCGACGCCTGCGCGGGCAGGGCATCGGGATGATCTTTCAAGAGCCGATGACGGCGTTGAACCCCCTGCGCACGATAGGCGACCAGATTGCGGAAGTCTTCCGTACCCACACCCGTTTGGGCCGCCACGAGATCCGCCAGCGAACGCTGGCGCTGCTGGATTCGGTGCGCCTGCCCAGTCCGGCGCAAGCGCTGGACGCCTATCCGCACGAGCTGTCCGGGGGGCAGCGTCAACGCGCCATGATTGCGATGGCGCTGGCGTTGGAGCCCGCATTGCTGATTGCGGACGAACCGACGACCGCGCTGGATGTCACGACCCAAGCTCAGATCCTGCACCTGATCCATGATTTGCAGCGCCGCAAGGGCACGGCCGTGCTGTTCATTACGCATGACTTTGGCGTGGTGGCCGAAATTGCAGACCGGGTAGCGGTCATGCAGCGGGGCGAATTGGTGGAAAGCGGTACGGCCGATCAAGTCCTGGAGCATCCGCGACATCCCTATACACGCGCCCTGATCGCGGCGGTGCCGCCGCTTGCGCCAGCGGCGGCGCGGCCATCTGGCGAGACGCCCGCGCCCGTCATTCTCAGCACCCAAGGGCTGACCAAGACCTATCGCAAGCGCGGCTGGTTGGGCCGCGCCGGGCGGGTAACGCATGCCGTCGATGGGGTGTCGCTGACCTTGCGTGAAGGCGGCACGCTAGGCATCGTGGGCGAAAGCGGTTCGGGAAAATCGACGCTGGCGCGCACCTTATTGGGTTTGCTGCCGCCGGATGCAGGCACGATTGTGCTTGCAGGTGAACCCTTGATATTCAAGGGCGGAAGCGCGCGCCGTGAGCATGCGCGCCGTGTACAGATGGTATTCCAAGATCCGTATGGGTCCTTGAACCCGCGCCAGCGCGTGGGTGAAATCGTGGCCCAAGGGCCAATGGTGCATGGAACGCCCAGGCGTGAGGCCATGGCGCGTGCGCAGGAATTGTTTGAATTGGTGGGATTGTCGCCGGACGCGATACGGCGGTATCCGCATGAATTCTCGGGCGGTCAGCGCCAGCGCGTGGGCCTGGCCCGCGCACTGGCCATGCGGCCGCAAGTGCTGATTGCCGACGAACCTGTGTCCGCGCTGGATGTGTCGGTGCAGGCGCAGGTGCTGGCGCTGCTGGCCCGGCTGCGCGATCAGTTGGGCTTATCCATCGTTTTCATCACGCACGACTTGCGCGTTGCCGCGCAGGTCTGCGATCACATTGCCGTGATGAAAGACGGACGGGTGGTGGAAGAGGGCGTGTGCGCCCAAGTGTTCACCCAGCCCGCCCATCCATACACGCAGGCCTTGCTGGCCGCCGTGCCGGGCCGCAATTGGAATCCCAGCGCGGTGGCGCTGCGCCAGGCGGCTTGACGTTTTTTGCGGGGCAGCCTTGGCCGGCGTGCCCTAGCAATCAGGACGCGCCTGCCGACCGTCAGAACCGGTAATTGGCGCTGAGTTCCACGCGGCGGCCTTCGCCCAGCAGCCACTGCGTCTGGTTGTAGTAGGCGGTTTCGGCGTATTGGCGATCGAACACGTTAAACGCTCGCAAGGCCAGGCTCAGGTCGCGCCGGGGCTCCCATTGCAAGGCCAGATTCGTGGTGGTGTAGCCGGCCATTTCCAGCTGGTTGGCTGAATCCGCGTACCGTTTGCCGACGTAGCGCACGCCTGCGCTGGCGGTCCATTGCGGCGCAAACTTCCAGCTTAGCCACAGATTGGCTACGCGTTCCGGCACATCGGTGGGCACATTTCCTTTGCGCGAGACGCTGACGCCACCCACTGATTCGCTAAAGTCGTCATAGCGCGCGCGCAGCGCTACGGCATTCAGATCCAAGCGCCAAGCTGGCGTCAGCTCCACGCCCAGCGTGGCCTCCAACCCGCGCGACGACTGCTCGCCCACCTGAATGCGCAGCGACGGATCGTTGGGATCGCGGGTCACCAGATTGTTCTTTTTGATCTGATAGGCAGCCAGCGTCCATTGGCCCTTGTTATCCCAGAACGTCTGCTTGACGCCCACTTCCAGCTGCTTGCCCTTGGACAGGTCAAAGTTCTTATTGGCGGGCGACAAGAGCAGCAGGCTGCCGATCGGGTCGGCGGCTTCGGCATATTGCCCATAGACCGACAAAGTGGGCAGTACGTCATAGACCGTGCCGATGCGCCATCCCACATTGTTGAAGGTGGTGCGGTAAGCGGTCTGGTCCGCCACCAGATCGCGGCGGCTCAAGTCAATGTGGTCGTAGCGCAGGCCGCCCAGCACCGACCACTGCGGCGTCAGCATCAGACGGTCTTCAGCGAACAGCGCGTACTGGTTCGCAGTGTTGCGGTAACGCGGCGTCGTGCCTGCCACATTGATAAAGCGGCCGTGGTCCACGTCGTACGGGTCCACCAGCGAGGTGCCCGAATACGGCGAATTATTGGTGTGCTTGAGCGACGCCCGGTTCAGTTCGAAGCCCACCGCGACTTTGTTTGCGAGCCCCAGCAGATGGCCGTCAAAGGTGGCGTCCGTAATCGTGCCGGTCTGCTCCTGGTTATGGCGGATGTCGGTGTAGCCGCTGCGTTCGATCAATCCGCCTGGCAGCCAGGTGTAGTTCTCTGCGTCGCGGTAGTCCCGGTTGCTGCCGATGTAATACAGGCGGCTTCTGACCGTGGTCATGGCATTCGGCGACCATTCCGCTTTCAGTTCCGTGCGGCTGTCGCGGTAAATGATCTTGCTGTCGGCCACGTTGTAGTTCTGCTTGCGCAAGCCAAAATCCATGGTGCCGTCCACCAATGGCGTGCCAAAGTAGCGGGTAGGTTCTTGCCAGGCATAGGCTTGCGTCAGCGTGAAGTTCAGTTCTGGTGTTACGTCCAGCCGCAGCGCGGCCGTGATGGCGGCGTCGCGCGAGTCGCCCAGGCTGATGCCCGAGTCCGTGTGGTTGCCGCTGAGGTCCAGCCGGTAAGACCATTTTTCGTCCAATGCACCACCGCTGCCAAAGCCAAATCGCTGCGTGTCATGCGTACCGACGGTGGTTTGAAGCTCGTTTTCGATCGGGCCGCGTGTGGGCTTCTTCGGGATCACGTTGACGACGCCGCCGATGGCGCCTTCGCCATACAGCACCGAAGCAGGACCGCGCAGCACTTCGATGCGGTCCACGGCCCATGGGTCATAGATGAAGGTCTGGCCGACGCCGCCGAATTGGCGCACACCGTCATATAACTGCGCGACGGAATTGGAGTCGGTGAACCCGCGTGACGATAAGGATGATCCGCCGTTGCCCGGATGCCGCATGGCGCTGATGCCAGCGGCCTGCGTGATCGCGTCCGTGACGGTGGTGGCGCCGCGTGCGCGCAGTTGTTCGTTGGTGATGATGTCGATGCTTGCTGGCGTTTCGAAGGGCGTCAGACCTAACAAGGTGCCGGTAGCGGCTTGGTCCAGCAAGGTCGGCGCGGCGTTGTCAGCGGATACCGAAATCGCTGGCAAGGTCGCCACAGGCGCGGGTTGCGAGGTTTGTATGGATTGCGCATGGAGCGCAGGCGTGAAGGCGAGCGCGGTCCAGATGGCCACGCGCCGCTTCAGGACGCGGTGCGTCCTGGCGGAAGAATAAGACATGAGTGCTCTCGGTAAGCTTCAGCATTGCCGCGCGCAGGCGGCAGGGAATTTAGCGGAATACCGACAGCAAAGGCGGGGCTCGAGCGCCGAGCGGCGCGCCGGGTACGTAGGTCTGGACGGGGCTGGGAGGCGCCCGCGCCGCAAGCGGGTGGGCCATGACGGCCACCGGTGCCAAAAGCAAGACGGGCGAAGGCGGCAAGGCCACGGCGGCCAGCGCCATGCCCACCGGGCAACTGGCGGCTTGGGCCGCATGGCGTTCGTCTGGCGCGTCGTCGTGCCGGGCCGGGCCAGCTACCCAGATCGGGCCGGCGGCCGAGCACAGCTGGATTAACGCGCCGCTTTGTTGTGTGGCGGGCATGAAGCCCTGAGGCACCATTGCCTTCAGCACGAACAGCATCAGCACCAGCCAAAGGCCGGTGGTGTGGCGGTTCAGGGAGGAAAGCGAGCTACGCATGGTCGGCGCTAATTCTAAAGCGTTTCACCTAGCCCGTCGCGAGTCCTACACGGTGCGGGCCGCCCAGAATGCCGTGCGCACAGCGGGGGAAGCGGCGATGAGCGCGGTGACGCGGTCCAGATCCAGTTCGTCGACCGACGCTTCGCTAAGTGCGGCTTCGATCTCAACCTCGTTCTCGCCGAACTGGTCGATCTTCAATTCAGACAAGGGCAGTTGTTCGCTTTCCAGCACGTCTTCCAACACGGTCATCGCCTCTTGCCGGAATTCCACATTTGCAATGACGTGAATCACGTTCGTGACT of Achromobacter seleniivolatilans contains these proteins:
- a CDS encoding 2-hydroxyacid dehydrogenase, which gives rise to MTTPLLILIDSVHDYLQQIEARGFQPIYAPTATARAQAIQDHADSIRIVLTRGATGFRAEEMAALPKLELICSLGVGYENIDLNAAAARGIVVTNGPGANAVSVADHAMALLLGAARHLPQADAWVRQGHWSGFMGPQVSGKRLGILGLGTIGLEIAKRGANGFGMSVGYYNRRPRPESGYTYFDNPRDLAAASDFLVVATPGGAGTRHLVNADVLEALGPDGYLVNIARGSVVDTDALITALAEGRLAGAGLDVVDGEPHVPDALKQLGNVVLTPHSAGRSPEAVAATVALFLQNATAHFSGQPVLTPVLDAQAQAA
- a CDS encoding universal stress protein, which translates into the protein MYRRISVHLDHGFDCKRRTALAISLAKRHGAELVGIYASAAPPQYYYGESVLMSRTLNVIKELQAQNRGAVQNAFLEAAAAADVPAVVRAGETSPSACVALYARTSDLVIVSQHNPDDVEAAHETEFVEQLLLTAGRPVLVVPSSGDFAVTGDRILYCWDGSREAARALGDAAAAMRLASHLTVLTMDEGGATRNRESVPFEDLATYCVAQSMPAPDHVHRDIKGVGVGSTILNAAADYSADMIVMGAYGHSKLRQWAMGGATASMLKSMTVPIMFSH
- a CDS encoding FUSC family protein, with translation MTNLLSGWRAALRNVLWLDALQAAAISAAPVILAVLAHEPRLGWTAIAAFWACFGDPGGPLRQRASSMLALGLIGALFCFLASASAGHLWLLLPLTFVCCTFGGLLRVLGPAAAIVGTLLSAGFVVAAELPAPTLADSLSYTLFFLGGAVWAVLMTALVWRRRPWKDATHAVAHCYRGLADFADALARMYSGLTPAGGPQAWTAVTKPQRSAQRALIEAARTRIREVQDARPSRRARAHQLMYLLDSAEDSFIALVAAADLLESNAPRWLGRGAGAHLSHALHRYASVCNAIASTSDVNDAKQAECLRERLAHYSAGLHDLRGGAMAYAPELASIVPVLDRMLHTAQAVMQTLFDQSDAPAAPAQSSRSVSRARQAWRTLRQNLGVESDAFRHALRVGIGATIAVALSKTFAVNHGYWMSLTLVFILQPYFATTWQRTVERVIGSVAGAIGASLLGLLLSTPLSVALAVLPIALGTFAARTIHYALFTFFLTSQFVLVSHIQQPDIYEPMLAALRAFNSVLGGILALLVGFLVWPEKEPRQLAGALTRALDRHAAYALALAREKSGAAQDQEQGAESGIVGLRRLACLSADNAEASLQRLQQNPVHRERNVDTAVNLLNAMRRITAAGTVLEIQPALPPDSAAASALRDFGLTLAHALHPQDDAPPPHPRQLAVPGIIATAEPALAGPLDRIAQQARQVRQLRDRIEKQPAA
- a CDS encoding EAL domain-containing protein — translated: MTPHHEASASSVVSDEEIAAMISGKDGLRVLLQPQVDLMTGRIVSAEALARWQHPRLGVVMPAEFIPAVNRMGLDKMLFERVCVRVIDTLLTMRRMGVAVPIAINAPATTLSDQRSVDFLLDRIYAAELPASLVRVELTEDQPIKELEVLRASLLKLEDAGCEVSLDDFGSGHASLKLLSAIPLSEVKIDQYFVARMRRSAVAFEVLRTAAELATRLGWRVVAEGVENVADIPALRAAGCRYGQGFALGRPMPLDELMLRLRTQRDGGEPLAAPATYASSWLDAFGGVGKEPDSVQPAHISTQ
- a CDS encoding DUF748 domain-containing protein; the encoded protein is MSLNAVAPRQRSVLGTAMAILLLLVALAAVLALAATRIAEQRISSMLGPRSQVGDVSVGFKRVVLTDVVVPGGEGQAGARAQRVVLEPEWSSFLRHEAVFKTITIEGFDFAVVRTAGGDMQIAPALQAALRAGDGGDAKSRRDRPVQVGELVLRNGRLDYLDAVVSKPPHRIPFKDVQARLSPVTVPGDGAHSDMEFSGAVEDNRNGAATVRAQGWVELGGTDADMKVAVRNMDIQHAAPYLAENGAGSLAGGAMDLDMTTAIANRDLRASGTVALRGLKFSGDGTLFSFPRKAVLAAMKDSSGTVRFEFALRGSLDNPKFSVTRGFAAQVARGFGRAIGVGAEGAAEGVAGAVKELGNALSDLLSP
- a CDS encoding ABC transporter ATP-binding protein, giving the protein MSTHSAVSSPLSGSALLRIENLTVDLPQGADRPYALKDVSLTINAGEILCVVGESGSGKSLTAGAILGLLPEDVRASAGSILWQGQDLLQATPDALRRLRGQGIGMIFQEPMTALNPLRTIGDQIAEVFRTHTRLGRHEIRQRTLALLDSVRLPSPAQALDAYPHELSGGQRQRAMIAMALALEPALLIADEPTTALDVTTQAQILHLIHDLQRRKGTAVLFITHDFGVVAEIADRVAVMQRGELVESGTADQVLEHPRHPYTRALIAAVPPLAPAAARPSGETPAPVILSTQGLTKTYRKRGWLGRAGRVTHAVDGVSLTLREGGTLGIVGESGSGKSTLARTLLGLLPPDAGTIVLAGEPLIFKGGSARREHARRVQMVFQDPYGSLNPRQRVGEIVAQGPMVHGTPRREAMARAQELFELVGLSPDAIRRYPHEFSGGQRQRVGLARALAMRPQVLIADEPVSALDVSVQAQVLALLARLRDQLGLSIVFITHDLRVAAQVCDHIAVMKDGRVVEEGVCAQVFTQPAHPYTQALLAAVPGRNWNPSAVALRQAA
- a CDS encoding TonB-dependent receptor — protein: MSYSSARTHRVLKRRVAIWTALAFTPALHAQSIQTSQPAPVATLPAISVSADNAAPTLLDQAATGTLLGLTPFETPASIDIITNEQLRARGATTVTDAITQAAGISAMRHPGNGGSSLSSRGFTDSNSVAQLYDGVRQFGGVGQTFIYDPWAVDRIEVLRGPASVLYGEGAIGGVVNVIPKKPTRGPIENELQTTVGTHDTQRFGFGSGGALDEKWSYRLDLSGNHTDSGISLGDSRDAAITAALRLDVTPELNFTLTQAYAWQEPTRYFGTPLVDGTMDFGLRKQNYNVADSKIIYRDSRTELKAEWSPNAMTTVRSRLYYIGSNRDYRDAENYTWLPGGLIERSGYTDIRHNQEQTGTITDATFDGHLLGLANKVAVGFELNRASLKHTNNSPYSGTSLVDPYDVDHGRFINVAGTTPRYRNTANQYALFAEDRLMLTPQWSVLGGLRYDHIDLSRRDLVADQTAYRTTFNNVGWRIGTVYDVLPTLSVYGQYAEAADPIGSLLLLSPANKNFDLSKGKQLEVGVKQTFWDNKGQWTLAAYQIKKNNLVTRDPNDPSLRIQVGEQSSRGLEATLGVELTPAWRLDLNAVALRARYDDFSESVGGVSVSRKGNVPTDVPERVANLWLSWKFAPQWTASAGVRYVGKRYADSANQLEMAGYTTTNLALQWEPRRDLSLALRAFNVFDRQYAETAYYNQTQWLLGEGRRVELSANYRF
- a CDS encoding DUF2946 family protein, with the protein product MRSSLSSLNRHTTGLWLVLMLFVLKAMVPQGFMPATQQSGALIQLCSAAGPIWVAGPARHDDAPDERHAAQAASCPVGMALAAVALPPSPVLLLAPVAVMAHPLAARAPPSPVQTYVPGAPLGARAPPLLSVFR